A section of the Aminiphilus circumscriptus DSM 16581 genome encodes:
- the rbsB gene encoding ribose ABC transporter substrate-binding protein RbsB: MMFRKLLAVFVVVLLAALPAAAAEKTIGLVISTLNNPFFVSLKQGAEGAAGTAGVKLVVLDAQDDSAKMTAAMEDLIQKKVDAILVNPTDSDAVTPSILKANEAGIPVFTIDRGASGGKVVCHIASDNEAGGKMAGEFLAKTLGEKGNVVELVGIPGTSAARDRGKGFNDAVAAFPGIKIVAAQAADFSRDKGLKVFENVLQAQPDIAGVFAHNDEMILGAIAAAEAAGRKGIVFVGFDAVDDAVAAVKDGKLAATVAQQPALMGAMGVEKAVAFLGGEALPEFIPVPLQLVVKE, translated from the coding sequence ATGATGTTCAGGAAACTTCTCGCGGTGTTCGTGGTGGTTCTACTCGCCGCGCTGCCTGCTGCTGCGGCGGAGAAAACGATAGGTCTCGTGATTTCCACGTTGAACAATCCCTTCTTTGTGAGCCTCAAGCAGGGTGCCGAGGGGGCGGCGGGGACGGCGGGAGTGAAACTTGTGGTTCTCGATGCCCAGGACGACTCGGCGAAGATGACCGCCGCCATGGAGGATCTGATCCAGAAGAAGGTGGACGCCATTCTCGTCAACCCCACCGATTCCGATGCGGTGACGCCCTCGATTCTCAAGGCGAACGAGGCGGGTATTCCCGTGTTCACCATCGACCGAGGCGCTTCGGGAGGCAAGGTCGTCTGCCATATCGCGAGCGACAATGAGGCTGGGGGAAAGATGGCCGGGGAATTCCTCGCCAAGACCCTTGGAGAAAAGGGTAACGTGGTGGAACTCGTGGGCATTCCCGGAACCTCCGCGGCCCGCGATCGAGGCAAGGGATTCAACGACGCCGTTGCAGCCTTCCCGGGCATCAAGATCGTCGCTGCCCAGGCGGCGGATTTCAGTCGCGACAAGGGGCTCAAGGTCTTCGAAAACGTTCTGCAGGCTCAGCCGGACATTGCGGGTGTCTTCGCTCACAATGACGAGATGATCCTCGGCGCCATCGCCGCCGCGGAGGCTGCTGGACGGAAGGGAATCGTCTTCGTCGGTTTCGATGCGGTGGACGATGCCGTGGCGGCGGTGAAGGACGGCAAACTCGCCGCCACGGTGGCGCAGCAACCTGCCCTCATGGGTGCCATGGGTGTGGAGAAGGCCGTGGCGTTCCTCGGAGGAGAGGCGCTTCCGGAGTTCATTCCCGTTCCCCTGCAGCTTGTCGTGAAGGAATAG
- a CDS encoding Gfo/Idh/MocA family protein, producing MEKTLTYGMVGGGEGAFIGDVHRRAIALEGGARLVAGCFSRNPAITRSRGLSLGLDEERLYETPAAMAGGEAARKDRIDFVVVVTPNASHHAIAAAFLDAGIPVVCDKPLVTNSRDAADLVRRVAAKKLPFCVTYTYSGYPMVKEARALLRSGELGSVRFVNAEYAQEWLTLPLEREGNRQASWRTDPSQAGAGSTGDIGTHVEHLVSYVTGLEMRSLSARLDTFVEGRAVDDNATVLVEYAGGAKGLYWFSQVAVGSANGLKLRVLCEKGSLAWEQENPNVLQVARLGQPVQLLSRGRDSLSAEALGFSRIPGGHPEGYYEAFANIYRAFLAHLRDPSEPTPDYPGIAEGARGVRFVERCLESSAGGGLRLDF from the coding sequence ATGGAAAAGACACTTACCTACGGCATGGTGGGGGGAGGCGAAGGCGCCTTTATCGGCGATGTGCATCGCCGGGCCATCGCCCTGGAGGGGGGGGCCCGGCTCGTTGCGGGGTGCTTTTCCCGCAACCCCGCTATTACCCGGTCGAGAGGACTTTCGCTGGGGCTCGACGAGGAGCGGCTCTACGAAACTCCCGCGGCCATGGCAGGCGGCGAGGCGGCCCGGAAGGATCGGATCGATTTCGTGGTGGTGGTGACTCCGAATGCATCGCACCATGCCATCGCTGCGGCGTTTCTCGACGCGGGCATTCCCGTGGTCTGCGACAAGCCGCTGGTCACGAACTCCCGGGATGCGGCGGACCTGGTGCGTCGTGTGGCAGCGAAGAAGCTCCCCTTCTGCGTCACCTACACCTATTCGGGATATCCCATGGTGAAGGAGGCCCGGGCGCTTCTCCGGTCGGGGGAACTCGGTTCCGTGCGTTTCGTGAACGCCGAATACGCCCAGGAATGGCTGACCCTTCCTCTGGAGCGGGAGGGGAACCGTCAGGCCTCGTGGCGGACGGACCCGTCCCAGGCCGGAGCGGGAAGCACTGGGGACATCGGTACCCACGTGGAACATCTGGTATCCTATGTCACAGGATTGGAGATGCGCAGCCTCAGCGCGCGGCTGGACACGTTCGTGGAGGGGCGTGCCGTGGACGACAACGCCACGGTGCTCGTCGAGTACGCGGGGGGTGCGAAGGGGCTCTATTGGTTCTCCCAGGTCGCGGTGGGCAGCGCGAACGGATTGAAGCTCCGGGTTCTCTGCGAAAAGGGATCGCTCGCCTGGGAACAGGAAAATCCCAATGTCCTTCAGGTGGCTCGTCTGGGACAGCCCGTGCAGCTTCTCTCCCGGGGCCGGGACTCCCTTTCGGCGGAGGCCCTGGGTTTCTCACGGATTCCCGGGGGACACCCCGAGGGGTATTACGAAGCCTTCGCCAACATCTATCGGGCTTTTCTGGCGCATCTGCGAGATCCTTCCGAGCCCACCCCGGACTATCCGGGCATCGCCGAGGGGGCCCGGGGTGTCCGCTTCGTGGAAAGGTGTCTCGAGAGCAGTGCTGGAGGCGGTCTCCGGCTCGATTTTTAG
- a CDS encoding sugar phosphate isomerase/epimerase family protein has product MARPVTIFTGQWADLSFSVLCTKMAEIGYDGLEIACWGDHLDVRQAAENGAYLRRHREILEEHKLGCWALGAHLTGQCVGDAWDERLDTFAPASCKGDPEKIRAWAVEEMKIVPWAAKAMGCGVVTCFMGSPVWRYWYSFPPTTERMLEEGYRTILERWTPILDEFDRAGVRFALEVHPTEIAFDFYTAKRLLEVFGERPTLGFNFDPSHLFWQGMRPELFLRDFASRIYHVHMKDVAITLDGRSGILGSHLPFGDLRRGWNFRSLGHGHVDFDAVIRELNAVGYQGPLSVEWEDNGMEREFGARESLAFVRRMNFAPSSVAFDGSMEN; this is encoded by the coding sequence ATGGCGAGACCGGTAACCATCTTCACGGGACAGTGGGCGGATCTTTCCTTCAGCGTCCTCTGCACCAAAATGGCGGAGATCGGCTACGATGGGCTCGAAATCGCCTGCTGGGGAGATCATCTCGATGTGCGGCAGGCCGCGGAGAATGGAGCGTATCTGCGACGGCACAGGGAGATTCTCGAAGAGCACAAGCTCGGTTGCTGGGCCCTCGGCGCCCATCTGACGGGGCAGTGCGTGGGAGATGCATGGGACGAGCGGCTCGACACCTTCGCGCCCGCATCCTGTAAAGGAGACCCGGAAAAGATCCGGGCCTGGGCGGTGGAGGAGATGAAGATCGTCCCCTGGGCGGCGAAGGCCATGGGGTGTGGCGTGGTGACCTGTTTCATGGGGTCCCCCGTCTGGCGCTACTGGTATTCCTTTCCTCCCACCACGGAGAGGATGCTCGAGGAGGGGTACCGGACGATTCTGGAGCGCTGGACGCCCATCCTCGACGAATTCGACCGGGCGGGTGTGCGCTTCGCCCTCGAGGTGCATCCCACGGAGATCGCCTTCGATTTCTACACCGCAAAAAGACTGCTGGAGGTCTTCGGCGAGCGGCCCACCCTGGGTTTCAACTTCGATCCGAGTCATCTCTTCTGGCAGGGCATGCGCCCGGAGCTTTTTCTCCGCGACTTCGCCTCCCGCATCTACCACGTGCACATGAAGGACGTGGCGATCACCCTGGATGGCAGGAGCGGCATCCTCGGTTCCCATCTTCCCTTCGGCGATCTGCGGCGGGGGTGGAACTTCCGCTCCCTCGGGCACGGTCATGTGGATTTCGACGCCGTCATCCGGGAGCTGAACGCCGTGGGCTATCAGGGGCCTCTTTCGGTGGAATGGGAGGACAACGGCATGGAGCGGGAGTTCGGTGCCCGGGAGTCCCTTGCCTTTGTCCGCAGAATGAATTTCGCCCCCTCTTCGGTGGCCTTCGACGGGAGCATGGAAAACTGA
- a CDS encoding sugar ABC transporter ATP-binding protein, whose amino-acid sequence MDDGFLEMRGICKSFSSVPVLRNIDLSLRRGEILAVIGENGAGKSTLMKILGGIHQPTSGEIRSRGQRVCFRTPAEARSGGISLIPQEFNLVKDLCVYDNVFLGAELHGPLGMLSKKQMQRRTAELLAELGADISPTERIANLSAAQKQLVEIAKALAFEAELLIMDEPTTVLTSHEVQILFRLMRRLKERGMSIIYISHKLKEIKAICDRVLILRDGEFVCEKPAAEMSLEEMASRMVGRELSQIFPPKRLPHPDQVPALEVRNLSVRGLLRNVSFSLAPGEVLGFGGLVGAGRTEVAETIMGLRRADEGEVLLGGTPLKVRSPEDAVRAGVSYLSEDRQGSGILTGFSVTENVTLVSLGNYVRPLLGGAGSFFGLLDKSRERRSASHYRDLFNIRAPSLDARLEFLSGGNQQKVSMAKSLDTHPRVLIADEPTRGIDVSAKQEMYRFIADLAASGVSCIVISSEQEELLGLCHRVVVMRDGRIAGVLEGESLTEEEIMFHATGIREEARTG is encoded by the coding sequence GTGGACGACGGCTTTCTCGAAATGCGGGGAATCTGCAAATCCTTTTCCTCCGTGCCGGTGCTCCGGAACATCGATCTCTCTCTCCGGCGAGGGGAAATCCTGGCCGTCATCGGGGAAAACGGCGCGGGCAAGTCCACCCTCATGAAGATCCTCGGAGGAATCCATCAGCCCACCTCGGGGGAGATCCGTTCACGGGGACAAAGGGTCTGCTTCCGGACTCCCGCGGAGGCCCGGAGCGGAGGGATCAGTCTCATCCCCCAGGAGTTCAACCTGGTGAAAGACCTTTGCGTCTACGACAACGTTTTTCTCGGGGCGGAACTGCACGGTCCCCTGGGCATGCTCTCCAAGAAGCAGATGCAGCGCCGCACGGCGGAACTTCTGGCGGAGCTGGGAGCGGACATCTCCCCGACGGAGCGCATTGCGAATCTCTCCGCGGCGCAGAAACAGCTCGTGGAGATCGCCAAGGCCCTCGCCTTCGAGGCGGAGTTGCTCATCATGGACGAGCCCACCACGGTGCTCACTTCCCACGAGGTGCAGATTCTCTTCCGGCTCATGCGGCGCCTGAAGGAAAGGGGCATGAGCATCATCTACATCTCCCACAAGCTCAAGGAGATCAAGGCCATCTGCGATCGTGTTCTCATCCTCCGCGACGGGGAGTTCGTCTGCGAGAAGCCCGCCGCGGAGATGTCCCTCGAGGAAATGGCCTCCCGCATGGTGGGGCGTGAGCTGTCCCAGATTTTCCCCCCGAAGCGCCTCCCCCACCCCGATCAGGTGCCCGCTCTGGAGGTGCGCAACCTGTCCGTGCGAGGCCTGCTGAGGAACGTGTCCTTCTCCCTCGCCCCCGGCGAGGTGCTCGGGTTCGGAGGTCTCGTCGGCGCGGGGCGCACCGAGGTGGCGGAGACCATCATGGGGTTGCGGAGGGCCGACGAGGGGGAGGTCCTCCTCGGCGGCACGCCGCTGAAGGTTCGCTCCCCCGAGGATGCGGTGAGGGCCGGTGTGAGTTATCTCTCCGAGGACCGGCAGGGAAGCGGCATCCTCACGGGTTTTTCCGTCACGGAGAACGTGACGCTCGTCTCTCTGGGGAACTACGTGCGGCCTCTTCTCGGGGGTGCCGGGAGCTTCTTCGGCCTGCTCGACAAGAGCAGGGAGCGCCGGAGCGCCTCTCACTACCGGGATCTGTTCAACATCCGCGCCCCTTCTCTCGACGCCCGGCTGGAGTTCCTGAGCGGCGGCAATCAGCAGAAGGTCTCCATGGCGAAGAGTCTCGACACCCATCCGAGGGTGCTCATCGCCGACGAGCCGACCCGGGGCATCGACGTCTCGGCGAAGCAGGAAATGTACCGTTTCATCGCTGACCTCGCTGCATCGGGTGTTTCCTGCATCGTCATCTCGTCGGAGCAGGAAGAGTTGCTCGGGCTGTGTCATCGCGTGGTGGTCATGCGGGACGGACGGATTGCGGGCGTTCTCGAAGGAGAGTCCCTCACCGAGGAAGAGATCATGTTCCATGCCACGGGCATTCGCGAGGAGGCGAGGACAGGATGA
- a CDS encoding ABC transporter permease, producing MNDGTRQNPPQEAPANWIQRLKRIEFQRYAPLFALLLLGTISAFLSPYFLQVQNLVNIFRQVSYTGIIALGMTLVIISGGIDLSVGSVVAFVGALAILTVNTPAVQALGAGTAVLLACVVAVGAGFLAGAVNGLLITKGRIAPFIVTLGTMALFRSLTLYMGNAGEFSSRNALFGDFAAGSFLLLPVPVWVFLILAAFLSVLLNDTKYGRHLRAVGGNEKVALYSAIDVDRIRFFAYAINGAMVGISSALLASRFNAVSSSNTGLGFELDAIAAVIIGGTAMTGGRGTVWGTVVGAVTLGVINNMLNMVGISPYLQGTVKGLVIIAAVYIQRQKN from the coding sequence ATGAACGACGGGACACGGCAGAATCCGCCGCAGGAGGCGCCCGCAAACTGGATCCAGCGACTGAAACGGATTGAGTTCCAGCGTTACGCGCCGCTTTTTGCCCTGCTGCTTCTGGGAACCATCTCCGCCTTTCTCAGCCCTTATTTTCTCCAGGTGCAGAACCTGGTGAATATTTTCCGTCAGGTCTCGTACACGGGAATCATCGCCCTGGGCATGACCTTGGTCATCATCTCCGGCGGCATCGATCTCTCCGTGGGCTCTGTGGTGGCCTTCGTTGGCGCCTTGGCGATTCTCACGGTGAACACCCCGGCCGTCCAGGCCCTCGGTGCGGGGACCGCGGTGCTCCTTGCCTGTGTCGTCGCCGTGGGGGCGGGGTTCCTTGCCGGGGCGGTGAACGGCCTCCTCATCACCAAGGGGCGTATCGCTCCCTTCATCGTCACGCTGGGTACGATGGCGCTCTTTCGTTCCCTTACGCTCTACATGGGAAACGCAGGGGAATTCTCCTCGCGGAACGCGCTCTTCGGAGATTTCGCCGCCGGCTCCTTTCTGCTTCTTCCCGTTCCCGTGTGGGTTTTCCTGATTCTGGCGGCTTTCCTGAGCGTCCTCCTGAACGACACGAAGTACGGGCGTCACCTCCGCGCCGTGGGAGGCAACGAAAAAGTGGCTCTCTACTCCGCCATCGACGTGGACAGAATTCGCTTTTTCGCCTATGCGATCAACGGTGCCATGGTGGGCATCTCCTCAGCGCTTCTCGCGAGCCGTTTCAACGCGGTGAGTTCCTCCAACACGGGGCTCGGTTTTGAACTCGACGCGATCGCCGCGGTCATCATCGGTGGCACGGCGATGACGGGAGGGCGGGGCACCGTGTGGGGAACCGTGGTGGGGGCGGTGACCCTGGGAGTCATCAACAACATGCTGAACATGGTGGGCATCTCCCCCTATCTTCAGGGAACCGTGAAGGGGCTGGTGATCATCGCCGCCGTGTACATCCAGAGACAGAAAAACTGA
- a CDS encoding substrate-binding domain-containing protein → MRKTLLAAVLVVVMLLGSVAFADAAIKIGVTMPTATHGFMGGANWWAKKAIEDWQKKDPNLEFLFVTADNVTKQAADIEDLIVKGVDALVVFPFDASVTSAVEKAYEKGIYVVVLDRGVSKPVYDVYLSNDDEGYARTGMEWICKELGYKGNIVLIEGIPTPINTVRVETMKQVAAKYPDIKILDSQPGHWNQQKALEVMENYLQKYPKIDAVYTADDDMLKGALQAYKESGRKDISIFLGGACAKDIVKRIMDGDPLVRANVTYPPDVCATAVSLGVLGVQGKTFEGFYQKKLPVRIVLAAELVTKENAADYYHPDSVF, encoded by the coding sequence ATGAGAAAGACTCTGCTCGCGGCAGTCCTCGTGGTCGTCATGCTTCTGGGGAGTGTGGCCTTCGCCGACGCGGCCATCAAGATCGGCGTCACCATGCCCACCGCCACCCACGGCTTCATGGGCGGTGCGAACTGGTGGGCCAAGAAGGCCATCGAGGACTGGCAGAAGAAGGATCCCAATCTGGAATTTCTCTTCGTCACCGCCGACAATGTGACGAAACAGGCCGCGGACATCGAGGACCTGATCGTCAAGGGTGTGGATGCCCTTGTGGTGTTTCCCTTCGACGCCTCCGTCACCAGCGCCGTCGAGAAAGCCTACGAGAAGGGCATCTACGTGGTCGTCCTCGACCGGGGCGTCTCCAAGCCCGTGTACGACGTCTATCTCTCCAACGATGACGAGGGATATGCCCGGACCGGCATGGAGTGGATCTGCAAGGAGCTGGGCTACAAGGGGAACATCGTCCTCATCGAGGGTATTCCCACGCCCATCAACACGGTCCGCGTCGAGACCATGAAGCAGGTCGCCGCAAAGTATCCCGACATCAAGATCCTCGACAGCCAGCCCGGTCACTGGAACCAGCAGAAGGCCCTGGAGGTCATGGAGAACTATCTCCAGAAGTATCCCAAGATCGATGCGGTCTACACCGCCGACGATGACATGCTGAAGGGAGCCCTTCAGGCCTACAAGGAATCCGGCCGCAAGGACATCAGCATTTTCCTCGGCGGCGCCTGCGCCAAGGACATCGTGAAGCGGATCATGGACGGGGATCCCCTCGTCCGGGCCAATGTGACCTATCCTCCCGACGTGTGCGCCACCGCGGTCTCCCTGGGTGTGCTCGGTGTGCAGGGGAAGACCTTCGAGGGGTTCTACCAGAAGAAGCTTCCCGTGCGGATCGTTCTCGCGGCGGAGCTGGTGACGAAGGAAAACGCGGCGGACTACTACCACCCTGATTCCGTGTTCTAG
- a CDS encoding sugar ABC transporter ATP-binding protein, which produces MTLLLDMRNVHKRYPGVHALKGISFSLREGELHALVGENGAGKSTLIKVLGGVVAPDEGELLVRGIPAHWAGPGDAIRAGVGIIHQELSLAPHLSVAENIYLGREPRRGPFVDRKRLGDDAARLVAGFGVDIDVKRPAGALPPGEQQLVEIAKALSQNVSLLAMDEPTSSLSARETESLFRVVADLKAKGVGIIYISHRMEEIFALADRISVLRDGEMAGSAPAKEFDPEKVISLMVGRRMETLYPRTFREPGEELLRVEGLSRKDVLKDITFSLRSGEILGIAGLVGSGRTELARCLVGLDGFDGGRIVVEGAPFVPRNPGDALRKGIVLVPEDRKRQGLFLNRTIRDNVATMKLLQGLRRGLFTDRAAVTHLAETFVQRLGIRCRSVFEPVFALSGGNQQKVAIAKGLAVDPKVLVLDEPTRGVDVGAKAEIHQLMNDLAAGGMAILMISSDLPEVLGMSDAVLVFREGRCVARFSRKEAEPDRLSERVMAAATGGAAHA; this is translated from the coding sequence GTGACCCTCTTGCTGGACATGCGCAACGTGCACAAGCGCTATCCCGGCGTGCACGCCCTGAAGGGCATTTCCTTCTCGCTTCGCGAGGGGGAACTTCATGCCCTCGTGGGCGAGAACGGCGCGGGCAAATCCACGCTCATCAAGGTGCTGGGTGGTGTCGTTGCCCCCGACGAGGGAGAACTGCTGGTCCGGGGGATTCCCGCCCACTGGGCCGGACCGGGTGATGCCATCCGGGCGGGCGTGGGCATCATCCATCAGGAGTTGAGCCTCGCTCCGCACCTTTCCGTGGCGGAGAACATCTACCTCGGACGGGAGCCGAGGCGCGGTCCTTTCGTGGACCGAAAGCGTCTTGGGGATGATGCGGCCCGGCTCGTGGCGGGATTCGGGGTGGACATCGACGTGAAGCGCCCCGCCGGAGCGCTTCCGCCGGGCGAACAGCAGCTCGTGGAGATCGCCAAGGCCCTTTCCCAGAATGTTTCTCTTCTTGCGATGGACGAACCCACGTCGAGTCTTTCCGCCCGGGAGACGGAAAGCCTCTTCCGGGTCGTGGCGGATCTCAAGGCGAAAGGAGTGGGGATCATCTACATCTCCCACCGCATGGAGGAGATTTTCGCTCTCGCGGACCGGATTTCCGTCCTCCGGGACGGGGAGATGGCGGGAAGCGCGCCGGCGAAGGAGTTCGACCCCGAGAAAGTGATCTCCCTCATGGTGGGGCGGCGCATGGAGACCCTCTACCCCAGAACGTTCCGAGAGCCCGGCGAAGAACTTCTCCGCGTGGAGGGACTTTCCAGGAAAGACGTGCTGAAGGACATCACCTTCTCTCTCCGGAGTGGGGAGATCCTCGGCATTGCGGGCCTCGTGGGCAGTGGCCGCACCGAACTCGCCCGCTGTCTCGTGGGGCTGGACGGGTTCGATGGAGGACGCATCGTCGTGGAGGGGGCGCCTTTCGTGCCCCGAAATCCCGGCGACGCACTGCGGAAGGGGATCGTCCTCGTTCCGGAGGACCGGAAGCGTCAGGGGCTTTTCCTGAACCGCACCATTCGGGACAATGTGGCGACCATGAAGCTTCTTCAGGGGCTCCGCAGAGGACTCTTTACGGACCGTGCGGCGGTGACGCACCTGGCCGAGACCTTCGTGCAACGCCTCGGAATTCGCTGTCGGAGTGTCTTCGAACCGGTCTTCGCCCTGAGCGGTGGAAACCAGCAGAAGGTCGCCATCGCCAAGGGGCTCGCGGTTGACCCGAAGGTGCTCGTCCTCGACGAGCCCACCCGGGGAGTGGATGTGGGTGCAAAGGCGGAGATCCACCAGCTCATGAACGATCTGGCAGCCGGGGGAATGGCCATTCTCATGATCTCTTCGGATCTCCCCGAGGTACTGGGCATGAGTGACGCCGTCCTCGTCTTCCGGGAGGGGCGATGCGTCGCCCGGTTCTCCCGGAAAGAGGCGGAACCGGACCGTTTGAGCGAGCGTGTCATGGCCGCAGCGACGGGAGGTGCCGCCCATGCCTGA
- a CDS encoding ABC transporter permease: MPEGKNSILFRLREQGVGSVLLLLAVVLLLAAFQPGVLQGRNMANVLAQSAIVGVCAVGMTFVLLSGGIDLSVGSVLALAGAVGAWSCKVLGLPVPLAWSVAMLTGTVCGMLSGALVAFGGVPPFMATLAMLAAARGTTLLLTQGYPLSGLPPAFYTPGWASVGPFPLSGLIFLALALAAWVLLRRTPFGIHLRALGDNPETARLAGLSAPRLTLAVYGISGTLAGLAGVLMVGRLWSAQPSVGIGLELDVIAAVVLGGTSLFGGVGGMGGTVAGVLVMGFLDNGLRLLELSSYVQQSLKGLIFIGAVLLDLALKGYYRKGRSRDA; encoded by the coding sequence ATGCCTGAAGGAAAAAACTCCATTCTGTTCCGCCTTCGGGAACAGGGAGTGGGGAGCGTGCTGCTCCTTCTTGCGGTGGTGCTCCTTCTCGCGGCTTTTCAACCCGGTGTGCTCCAAGGGCGGAACATGGCGAACGTACTCGCCCAGTCCGCCATCGTGGGTGTCTGTGCCGTGGGCATGACCTTCGTCCTTCTCTCCGGCGGAATCGATCTTTCTGTGGGGAGCGTCCTCGCCCTGGCGGGCGCGGTGGGTGCCTGGTCCTGCAAGGTGCTGGGACTTCCCGTTCCCCTCGCCTGGAGCGTCGCGATGCTCACCGGTACGGTCTGCGGGATGCTCTCGGGAGCGCTCGTGGCCTTCGGCGGCGTGCCGCCCTTCATGGCCACCCTGGCCATGCTCGCCGCGGCCCGGGGAACCACGCTGCTTCTCACCCAGGGATATCCCCTTTCCGGCCTCCCTCCGGCCTTCTACACCCCCGGCTGGGCTTCCGTGGGACCATTTCCTCTGTCCGGGCTGATCTTTCTCGCCCTCGCCCTCGCTGCCTGGGTGCTGCTCCGACGAACCCCCTTCGGCATTCATCTTCGAGCCCTGGGAGACAATCCCGAGACGGCCCGCCTTGCGGGGCTTTCCGCGCCACGCCTGACGCTCGCCGTGTACGGTATCTCCGGAACGCTTGCGGGTCTTGCGGGGGTGCTCATGGTGGGGCGGCTCTGGAGCGCTCAGCCCAGCGTGGGGATAGGGCTGGAGCTGGACGTCATCGCCGCGGTGGTGTTGGGCGGGACGAGTCTCTTCGGCGGTGTGGGAGGAATGGGAGGGACCGTGGCAGGGGTCCTCGTCATGGGCTTTCTCGACAACGGCCTGCGACTTTTGGAACTCTCCAGCTACGTGCAGCAGTCTCTGAAAGGGCTCATCTTCATTGGGGCGGTGCTCCTCGACCTGGCGCTGAAGGGGTACTACCGCAAGGGGCGGAGCCGGGACGCCTGA